A section of the Osmia lignaria lignaria isolate PbOS001 chromosome 3, iyOsmLign1, whole genome shotgun sequence genome encodes:
- the Mul1 gene encoding mitochondrial E3 ubiquitin protein ligase 1, with protein MDYLGEIIALGIDSIIFGVCMKQYFHCKNAIAAVKDAEFHEVGPQLGELVDKSPDNKIGYIAIRGIVKPLGKPLNSINNKKLTGVVQKLKIKEHVVARTTAGFWSDQERTVHKVYNTVPFALQRGAHSIEIIEPLAADILDLDVVSDTFEPSVPSFADHLWGFFTGVRQRGLQSTEELLREGAVMTGIGELTRVKSKTLVLQPPLNGTPFYLTSMSISSLIRKLDDRKRTYRMLCIMFGAIGLLIGGIVFRRYWKDRSEQRIAEELRQSLAASRKERRQRVRDTDLREDQLCVVCRTNPREIILLPCGHVCLCEDCSDDILNDCPVCRVPITQKAAAYIV; from the exons ATGGATTATTTAGGCGAAATTATAGCCTTAGGCATTGACAGTATCATTTTTGGTGTCTGCATGAAACAATATTTTCACTGTAAAAATGCAATTGCTGCAGTAAAG GATGCCGAATTTCACGAAGTTGGTCCGCAATTGGGAGAGCTTGTTGATAAAAGTCCCGATAATAAAATAGGCTACATTGCTATTAGGGGTATTGTAAAACCCTTAGGAAAACCATTAAATAGCATCAATAACAAAAAATTAACAGGTGTTGTACAGAAACTGAAGATTAAAGAACATGTTGTGGCTAGAACTACTGCTGGTTTTTG GTCAGATCAGGAGCGAACTGTTCATAAAGTATATAATACAGTACCCTTTGCTTTACAAAGAGGTGCTCATTCTATAGAGATAATAGAACCATTGGCAGCAGATATCTTAGATTTGGATGTGGTATCTGATACTTTTGAACCAAGTGTACCATCATTTGCAGATCATTTATGGGGCTTTTTCACAG GAGTAAGGCAACGTGGTTTGCAATCTACCGAAGAGTTGCTTAGGGAAGGTGCAGTTATGACAGGTATAGGTGAATTAACAAGAGTGAAGTCTAAAACACTAGTATTACAACCTCCATTAAATGGCACACCTTTTTACTTAACAAGCATGTCAATTAGTTCTCTGATTCGCAAATTGGATGATCGTAAACGAACATACAG AATGCTGTGTATAATGTTTGGTGCAATTGGATTGTTAATTGGTGGAATAGTCTTTCGACGTTATTGGAAGGATAGATCAGAACAGAGAATAGCAGAAGAACTGAGACAATCTCTTGCTGCATCTCGAAAAGAAAGACGGCAAAGAGTAAGAGACACGGATCTTAGAGAAGATCAGTTGTGCGTTGTTTGTCGCACTAATCCACGTGAAATTATTCTTCTTCCCTGTGGACATGTTTGCTTATGCGAAGATTGTTCTGATGATATTCTCAATGATTGCCCTGTTTGTAGGGTACCAATTACACAAAAAGCTGCAGCATATATCGTCTAA